The following coding sequences are from one Culex quinquefasciatus strain JHB chromosome 1, VPISU_Cqui_1.0_pri_paternal, whole genome shotgun sequence window:
- the LOC6046742 gene encoding LOW QUALITY PROTEIN: uncharacterized protein LOC6046742 (The sequence of the model RefSeq protein was modified relative to this genomic sequence to represent the inferred CDS: deleted 2 bases in 1 codon), whose amino-acid sequence MEFLTETLDPESLNILNAEKITDISLQDLDNNDIIEMGITQKGPQKLILKAINILNSKNESSGIEPPQDDQTDQHQTTVDEIKTILRAARNFEQVFHDLIYGKVPNVKKLRQMNSILNNHYFKERILNKDYPSLSEKQQLAENILKSFPQLEKTKASPDDPIESFFFGKMEAKKGPHTGIIEWKIGNLRGKVEKNNRKFLRPPKVCQIPEHLMDDAELIAALRPNNQHMKQICDGMAKCHPHFAFLVQQGKSLSDIATVFPHIVSYNGLVVLQMFEQTYPQHNVNSNMKKFLLSCLSHNTGFSDIADRELRSAIRLMKKMSNCGVKRTISGDKSISASMAEPLMRWTSPSETTANKDVVEGCIPTWIHTRSASQRSCSVDRIT is encoded by the exons CTGAAAAGATAACTGACATCTCCCTTCAAGATCTTGACAACAATGACATTATTGAAATGGGCATTACTCAAAAAGGACCccaaaaacttattttgaaggcaatcaacattttaaatagTAAGAACGAATCGAGCGGAATTGAACCTCCGCAGGATGACCAAACAGATCAACATCAAACAACG GTTGATGAAATAAAGACAATTTTAAGAGCAGCACGTAATTTTGAACAAGTTTTTCATGACCTGATTTACGGGAAGGTTCCTAACGTGAAAAAACTGCGACAGATGAATAGCATTCTCAACAATCACTACTTTAAAGAAAGGATTTTGAACAAAGA TTATCCGAGTCTGAGTGAAAAACAACAGCtggctgaaaatattttgaaatcctTTCCCCAGCTCGAAAAGACCAAGGCATCTCCTGACGATCCTATCGAG tcgtttttctttggaaaaatgGAGGCGAAAAAAGGACCTCACACAGGAATTATTGAGTGGAAAATTGGAAATCTTCGCGGGAAAGTGGAGAAAAATAATAGGAAGTTTCTTCGTCCTCCAAAAGTCTGCCAGATCCCT GAACATTTGATGGACGACGCCGAACTCATTGCGGCGTTGCGGCCGAATAACCAACACATGAAACAAATTTGTGACGGAATGGCAAAATGCCATCCGCATTTTGCCTTTTTGGTACAACAGGGAAAATCACTATCAGACATTGCCACAGTTTTCCCGCACATCGTTTCATACAACGGCCTTGTT GTTCTTCAAATGTTTGAACAGACGTATCCTCAACATAACGTAAACTCGAATAtgaaaaagtttcttttaagCTGCCTTTCACACAATACAGGATTTAGTGACATTGCTGACA GAGAACTTCGCTCTGCCATTAGATTGATGAAGAAGATGAGCAACTGTGGGGTTAAAAGGACCATTTCCGGCGACAAGAGCATAAGCGCTTCCATGGCTGAACCACTAATGCGTTGGACGTCA CCCAGCGAAACCACCGCCAACAAAGATGTCGTTGAAGGCTGCATCCCAACATGGATCCACACAAGGTCTGCGTCGCAGAGGAGCTGCTCAGTGGACCGTATTACATAA